A segment of the Bos mutus isolate GX-2022 chromosome 17, NWIPB_WYAK_1.1, whole genome shotgun sequence genome:
TCACAACCGGCAGAGGCAGAAGAGGGTTGGAATGAAGACTCCGAAGGCCACCAGGATGGGAAACATGAGGCTGCTGTTGTCCGAGGCGTAGGGGTTGGGCGTGCGGGGGCCCGACTGCACTCGGTTCTTATTGGTCTGTCTCTTGAGATTAGACCCTTCATCgtattcttcttcctcctcctcttcttctttcttttccagtcctggatgAGGCTGCAGCTTTGGCACATCTGACACGAGAACAAGAACACCTTTTAAGTAAGACTCACGGCATTTAAATGAGGCCCTTAAGGGAAGTAAATGAGCCACAAGAGACCCTATGACCTAAAGCAGGATCCACAGGAAGGAGCAGCCACAGTTCCCAGCCTGGAGAACAGCAGATGGCTGCAAACATGGGTCTTCCTGAGATTTAACTAAAACGGAGTAGAAGTCTTGCACCCTGAGAGACTCCCTGTCTCCCTTCCCTGTCCTACTTCTTTAGAGCCTGGGGAGAACCAGACTGGATGAGGACAGTGACCCAACATCCCAAGCTTAACCTTTTCaaatctctccttctccctcctccaacCCCACATTCCCTTCTGATGCACACAGCAACCGAGGAAAAGCTGATCCACGGAGTTCTGGGTTCTCCGCACACCCTCCCCCTCTGTTCACTGTCCCCTCCCAAGGGATTCTGTTTACCCATCAGTCTGGGAGTAAGACATCCTCTGGGATGTGCCTCCAGATGAGGTGGGGAAAGGcatggaggtgggatgggggagcaAAGTCACTGAGACAGATGCCTTCTCTGCAAAAACCGGCCTGGGAAAGCTGGCAGCCAGGACCTTCAACCCCAAGAAAGAGATGGACTTTTGGGCTGGATCCCAGAACAAGGAGACATTAAGTGAACTTCTGCTAAGTGCAGCCCAGCAACAGTGTGCTCTTAGAGCACACCACTCAGggcccttcctctgcctttttcctctttctatctACCTGCCCCGCACCTCATTCAcagaagtcaaagaaacagaataaGAGTAAGGTTTAGGCAATTCCAAATGACTACAAGGGTCAGGGCACACCCAGTCCTGATTTACAGAGCAGTTAAAAGGATTTTTGTCTAAAACCAACTCACTGATTAAATGGTGACAGGAAGATCTGAACACAGACCCTGCTGCAAAGCTTAGGGCTAGCACCGTGCTTGCTACACTTCAGCCTGGGCCACCTGACTCCGGGTTCCTCATATTAAGGCTTTAAGTGTTAGGGGTTTCAGAATAGTGATCAGCTAAATCACCCCTAGCGGTTCCCTCAATCATATCCTTCAGCTCACGTCAAAAAGCAGATCAGAGGAGCTGCCCAGGCGGCTCAgtgtagagaatctacctgccgatgcaggagacatgggtttgattcctggtccaggaagatcccaggtgctggggacaactaagcccctgagccacagctactgagcctgcgccctagagcccaggagctacagctactgagcctgcgccctagagcccaggagccacagttactgagcctgcaccctagagcccaggagccacagctactgagcctgcgccctagagcccaggagccacagctactgagtccaccTGGGgagcaactgctgaagcctgagtaCCTAAGACCGTGCTCCataaaagagaagccaccacaatgaggagcctgcataccacaactagagaggagcctccgcttgccccaactagagaaaagccctcaccgCAATGAAGAGCcggcatagccaaaaataaataattaaaaaaaaaaaaaagcagaccaGAAACACAACTTACCATCCACTGTCCCAGCCATGATGTAGAGTGCACAGACTTTGGGGTTGTCATAGTATCCCTAAAATAAGGGAAACAGCGGTTACCGCCACACAGCAGCAAATAGCTCCCCGCTGCCCCTGGCACCCATCCTTTTGAGCTCGTCCTTGGCTGAaaggggacagaggaggagcgTTACCTTGACAAATTCGATGTAGAGTTTGCCTGTGAAGGTGGACACCTCGCCCTGGACGCTCAGCTTCCCCTTCCGGATGCTCATCGGGATGATCTCATCATGGGCAGTACTGTGCCCTACACGATCAAAGATATCCAGGTCCTTCACCACCACGTGGCCGTTCAACCGCACGTCAAACACCTGCCAAGATGAGACAAGCAGACAGTGTCAAAACCACCTGCTTCAGACtttaaggctctgtgcttctaACGTACGGgttgcaggttcgacccctggtagGGCAGGTTCTCCATGCCACTCgacacagccaaaacaaacaaaaaaccatctGCTTCACACTCCTTCAGCAGCTGGACATTAGGCACCTGCCTGGGCTTCAAGTTCAAAAGTAATTTAAGGAATGACAGGCAGGGCTGGATAGACTTCAGGGTGGCTAGAGACCTTTACCTGAGCCAAACCAAAGGCACATTCCTTCACTGTCAAGGTTGCTAACTGGGAACAAAGAGtgcaaacaaaaaactcaaggcagaaagaaggaaagtcaGAAGAAGGGACAGGAAAATATCACAGTGAAAAACAAGAAGGTGCAGACAACCAAGAAGGGAGAGGTTATAACCAGGAGGACCTTAAGAAGATTAGTTAATTGCTAAGATCTAGGATTCTGGCATTGccttctgtcagttcagttcagtcactcactcgtgtctgactctttgcaaccccatggactgcagcacgccaggcttccctgtctatcaccaactcccggagtttgttcaaattcatgtccatcgcatcggtgatgccatccaaccatctcatcctctgtccccttttcctccctcaatctttcctagcatcaggttcTTTCTGTCACAGGTACCTTCTGTCAACCACGAGGCAAATGCAGCCTCGTGGTTACGGGACACAGCTGGGCAAGAGGAATAATGCAGctttgggagttccctggtggcctagtcaTTAGGATTCCGGGCTTTCactggggttcagtccttggtcagggaactgagatcccacaagccacatggcgtgaccttaaaaagaaaacccagctTTTCCTCAAACGTCAATTATTCCTCTCTCCTAAGCACCTACATTCTCTGGGAGCTTTCTCCCAGAGTGGCGGGGTCCCACTGGTCAAGTG
Coding sequences within it:
- the MLEC gene encoding malectin isoform X1; this translates as MLGARAVEGAAVALLRLLLLLLPALGVVRLAGAGLPESVIWAVNAGGEAHVDVHGIHFRKDPLEGRVGRASDYGMKLPILRSNPEDQILYQTERYNEETFGYEVPIKEEGDYVLVLKFAEVYFAQSQQKVFDVRLNGHVVVKDLDIFDRVGHSTAHDEIIPMSIRKGKLSVQGEVSTFTGKLYIEFVKGYYDNPKVCALYIMAGTVDDVPKLQPHPGLEKKEEEEEEEEYDEGSNLKRQTNKNRVQSGPRTPNPYASDNSSLMFPILVAFGVFIPTLFCLCRL